The following is a genomic window from Pygocentrus nattereri isolate fPygNat1 chromosome 8, fPygNat1.pri, whole genome shotgun sequence.
ttttaaataaattaaataattaattgaaaacattagacaacaaattcaacccacagtattaaatccacCTTGGCTGTCGTCTGACGTGGCTGATATTAAATATAACGTAGTTGCAGAAGAAAGGCTggaactttttacccactcccacatctagattatctcctctgcaaattgcacaacctgcacacttgATGCAATCCCATCAAAATTACTAAAAGAAGTACTGctagttattataaaccctcttttaactaaactcgtcccttagcctgggccatgtacccaaagcttttaaactagcagtgatcaaacctctgatcaagaaaccaaatcttgatttTAGCGTATTGTCTAATTATAGGCCTATTTCTAACTTAgcatttatatctaagatcttagaaaaagctgtggcccaacaacttggttcatatctacataagaaccatatatatgaaaaattccaatcttgattcaggccacatcacagcactgagacagctctagttaagataactaatgatcttcttcttgccacTGACCAAGGCAAcatatccctgttagtgctacttgacctcagcgcagctttcgaTACGATAGACCACAATactctcctagaaaggttaggaAGCATGCTAggaatcacagggacggccctattgtggttcaaatcttacttaacagaacgttatcagttcatcagtgtaaacaatgtatcctccaattattcaaaagtaagatttggagttctgcaaggctctattttaggaccattattatttactctatacatgttactgttaggcacagttataagtgaccatggcattaactttcactGTTACGCAGATGATACGCAACTgaacatatcagccaaacctgatgacaaatacagattaaagaaaatagaggactgtgtaaaagatgtgaaatgctggatgtggCGTAACTTCCTCCttctaaacagtaacaaaacaggtGGGTCCAAAagtggcaagaaataaatgatcagatttaattttaaatcttgctgactttccagttacacctggctcagcagtaACAGTGGCATCATAACTGACTGAGATTTATCATTCGaacaacacataggcagcatcagtAGGACAGCTTTcttacatcttcgcaacattgccaagataaagaatgcagaaatgccctatccctgcgtgacgTAGAaacattagtacatgcctttattacttcaaggctagactatgccaacttcaactagtccaaaacgctgcagccagggtcctcactaaaactagaaaatttgatcatatcagtccagtgctatcatctcttcattggctgcctgttaaattttGTATTGATTAtgaaattcttttattgacgtataaagccctacatggcctcactcctgagtacctgcaagaccttatttcctattacgagccatcacgactactcagatcccagagtgctgccTTATTAATAGTTcatagaattcataaggctgcagctgggggaagagctttttcttataaagcccctaaactctggaatgatcttccagaaaatgttcaagACTTAGACTCAGTCTCAATCttcaaatctaggctgaaaactcacttgttcagtttagcgtttggtaggtaatgttcccccttagataaaggcagcagatccaggggtccatggacacagggaattatagtaaactgagacgctggtgctgtcgtcctgctgctcacacgcggtcactcaggtttgtggacggtggagcggagggatgccaaacagtttcagagtgctctcgtgtctgtgtgtccttctggttctctgcttttagttaagctgtcatagtcagatctgccggagtcgttagccacactctggaaacgtccatgttctctgtttcacacacacccaaacagaacaaaactaattcaaTCTCCCTACCTTTTTTCAAGTAAACAACTGCCCACCTGTTTGGCTGGACACTGATGGATGGCTGACTGTTGATCTCttctgctacccacttcagaccaactgcccatgccccagctaccaccacctgccttggactagctgcccaccctacactgaaattttcatggactcctagctattactactacttatACTACTGCCAATAATATCATCATTGCttatattatactgtatatgttATAATTATATCAGTACACATGAGCATAACAGCAGTCCTATGTGATGTATAGGGTcctcttttttttgtcagtaatttgtaggttgtttgaccagaggaggatgggtccccccatgtgagccttggttcctcccaagttTCTTCCTCGGCTATGAGAGTTATTCCTTGCcgctgttgcccctggcttgctcacctggggggttttacattcatattaaaactttgtctttactggaattcggtgaagctgctttgtgacaaaataaatttgatttcatttgatgcacgctgggtattgtagtgagagaacactgacaaaagaaaacctgaaaacagtataaaacagATTCTGTCAAGCCAATAAGGCAGAGGGAGAAAATGCTTCACTACAAAATACTGCACAACACAACAAGTAACATATTAAAGTCTAGTTTGTGACTTGAATGGCACTTTTAACGTATTGCAAGGCATATGGCAGTCGCGATATCCATCAGCAATCGCGCAGCCCTAATTCGTCCTTCCCAACTGAGCTTAAATTGGTTCAGACACATTATAACACCGCAAGAGGTCTATTTGATCATGGAGCCCACTTGTGTAGAACATTTGTGGATCGTTGGCCTCTAAACGGGCCCAGTGTATTACATATGCTTCCAAAGAAGAAGCAACGAGCACAAAAAAGTGCAAAGGTTGCAATGATGATGGTGTTTGCGGGCCAACAATCCTCCAGGCACTGCACAATAAGGCCTATTTAGGTTGAGCCAAAGTACTTCAACTGGCTTCAACTGAGGAAAACAGACTTCCTTGAGTGGTTCAGTCAATCCAGACTCAATCCCAATGAAAATCTATGGCATGACCACAAATTTAGTGTCCGTGCTGGTTTCCCAGCTCAACACAGCTTGCTCAAGTTTAATGACACTATCATGACATACTAAGACAACAGATGCTCTTAGTGTAAGTGTATTAACCCCAActatttgaaagaaaaatgacattacattttcttattttgcattactttatttacatttagatttACATTGTACTTTTCTGTAGATTTATGTGTAAGACAATGATTTGCACAATTCTACTGGGTGTAACTATGTAAACTGATTGTGTTTACTGGAAAACAGAAGTGATCAAAGGTTTGAGATGTTACAAGTTAAATCAAAGCTGCTACAACAAGCAACAGAACCATAAAAACGACCAGGACTTAAGCAGCCCAAACACGCACTCTCCCAAAAGGCGGTTCCTTAAAAACACAGAGGGGAAACGTTTACAGAACGCTCTGCTTCATCCTGGCGAAAAATAGAAGTAGAAAtgacttgatttgatttgctAGTACAAAAACGCTTTGAAATGCCCATTTAGATTGAGCAGAGATACAAATGACAAAACTGACCATTTGCATTACATACAATGAAGTAAACCAAAAGCACCACCAGAGGGCGATATGTTACCAAAAGTATATATTGTGctgtaataatacaatataataatataaatgtatttttttagcaCTTTTAAAGGCAGGCGAAACTTCTCTCTTTAAAATATACTTGTTGACTGTGTTTATAATCATTTGACGTATTAAATTGTGTCATTTAACCaattagaaagagaaaaaatatatattttccattCCATTAACCAGTTCCAgcactatccaaaacaaccactagatggcagcagtACACCATAATTCAGTTTCACAATCTGAAAGTACAATAATGGACTGGAATTTTGGAAATGTGGGAATGATTAAAGAGGTACAAACGTCCTtcaagtaaaaagaaaaacattaatatgTCCCAGTTATTTTACCACAGTGTAGCTGCTCTTCACTGTGCTGTTACCGTACTTGGGTTTCAGTGTaggtagaagaaaaaaaaacgagcGTTGCAGCTTAAACTAACTTACAGATCCAAGCTGAAGTGTGTTTGAGGCAGAAATAACACAATATCAAGCATGTAGCTTTTTCACATCTGGGGTCTCACTCACTCCATCGAAAGCTGCACGCTCTCCTGGGCCTGAGCCTGTTGGTGTTGCTGATCAAACTTTCTCGCTAAAAAAGGAAGGAGCAGAAAGTTTTAGTACACTGAATAAAACCTTTAAGAAAGCGAAAGGTTTCAGCACATCCGTACATTGATTTTTCCCTCCGTGCATTAGGGTGGTGCAGTGACTCACCAAGAGAATACATTTCCAGCTGTTGCCTTAGCCGAACTTTCTGCAAACTGTCGTAGAAGTTTGGCTCTGGTGTGGCTGCAACCGTGGGCGGCATTGTGAAGATGCGCATGATCTTCCTCTTATTCCTGcacagaaatgaaagaaatgagtTATATGTTTTACTATCATGTATGTGCTGGCCAGCGCCACATCACGAACGCCAAGTAATACCtcctgcttggatggcagccaCTACACAGCATGACAGATTATACAGGTTATATACCCCTAAGGGTTTCAAGCCATTATAGATTACAACTGACATTACattctaaatatatattatttatttgacattacAGATTACAAATTACATGCCATTTTTAATTATAACTGTCATTACAGTAGGGCTgggcattatttatttattattataataaggTATTTTAAATTATGACACGTTTTGTTCTGAGCACATTAGTACTGTCAGTACTTAAAGGATGCAAACCAACTGCATATTGCATTACAAAGGAAGCATAATTTGTTTATGTGGATTCTGTGCATCGGTCCTCtcagtgtggagtttgcatgttctccccgtgtctgcgtgggtttcctctgggttctccggtttcctcccacagtccaaagacatgcaagcaggccaactggacatgctaaattgcccctgggtgtgagtgtgtgagtctatctgccctgcgatggactggcgacctgtccagggtgtatcctgccttccgcccgaagactgctagGAAAGGCTGCAGCACCCCCAAAATGGATAACTCGGAAAATATTTACTCTATCGCTTATCGGATAGAcggtgtgagataagaccccttgaggataattttggtgtaatgttgtgtgtattgagaagaaaatgtctgagttatgacgagttaaacacagagaaaatcttgaaataagccgattctgattttgagatatttacatgggagtgaatggggcagttttctgtacCTAGCagcaaacaaatgctcataattCTAAAGccaattgataaaatgatgagatattttgaggtttcaggaaggacaagtttctctaccatttaaaactgcaatggagtttctaggtgaaagtttaaggattttaaagcagattcgcTGCGTGACGGCTGGgtctgtgagactgagagacctgctgtgacatcatccaTATCagaatctgaagttctgaacattctgctGTTCGTTCTTATGgcaggtttttaatttttaaacttaattttatgaaaaactaccaaaccgatcgactccaaaaatacatagcacaagtcacagcgctgagaccttcgaaacgcagtttgagcggagtctgtacgttaagcggttcaggctgtattaatcacagaatattgtggaagaagaagaagaagaagtatgagagaaaaCAACAGACAACAGACTTTTTCAAGCTCTCTAATGATTGTAGGCCTACTCACAGATTTTCGATGCAAAGTTAACACATATccacaccttttttttttgtaaagtatTTATATGCTTTATGTTGACATCATTCTTgacttcattaaaaccacctcctttcTTCATTCATCATACATTTTAGGAGCACTCTGTAGGTCTACAATTACAGCAGACTGTAGCTGCATACTGCTCTTCAATGGTATggatcccccctccccctccccctcccccctcatatgaggtattatttgggtggtggataattcacagcactgcagtaacactgacgtggtgttgGTCCTTCCTCAGCAATCATAGGGCGCCTTTGGCaagatatttctggttggtggactattctcagtccagcaggaaCAACGAGGTTTTTGAAAAActcccagcagcactgctgtgtctgatccactcataccagcacaagacacacactaacacaaccaccaagaatgatccaccacccaaataaaccCTGTTCTGTGATGTGGTGGTCCTGACAactgaagaacatggtaaaaggagtgtgtgttgggggggaagaatgcagagaaacagatggactacttATGTACTTATAtgaacaatgagtgtagaaacagggaggtgggtTTGATGTTATGGCTGAAGGGTGTGTATAGCATAGAAGTGCATGTCATTATCAGTTAGAGCGCTCATGAGGGTTTGTATAAgcgttaaaatgataaaatgtggGTTCTTACTTTCTAGCGTACATCAGCAGCGCGAAACTGACCAAGATAACGAGGAGATACACGTTGGTCGCTTCGTTCCACGCCTCATGCACGGAATAATCTACGGATTCTTCATTCGCCATCACCCCGTAGCCGCCCATCACAACGGAACACGGGCTCCTTTATACGAActgaaaactaaaataaagGACTGGGGCGAAAGTTCAACGACCACCAGCTCCAAACCCAACAGACCCCGCAGCCCTCTCCCACAGTCAGCTCAACAACACAGAGCTTGCGTCCTGCTGACGCACCGCGTCGAtttctgtcaaaataaaagtctaacGTTTGTTCGCACTTACTGTACGAACGTTTAAAACCCCTTGTCTATTTTCGCTTTTCAAAAGAGAGCTTTTTATTATGacattgtaaaaaaatatatgtaagcTTCTTTCGGGCATTCAGAACATACGagctattttgaaaaatgtttttccacaacGACCCTGTCTTTTTTCCTTACTgtcatgtgtttattttatttttattaaaattgagGTCCTCCTTAAACGAACGTGCTTAGTCTATCTTTCTTCTTTCTAAATGTGACGTGTTTTGTTGTCAGTGATTGTATACTTCtagcttatttttttaaagatgataTTTGAACGTGGTCATTTATTTACAACATTGTATGTTTTGATtagcaaaaaaacagaatatgttCTCTTTTTTAATCTAATTGAATTTTTATTAATGTGGTCAAAAGGAAAGCgcaaattatataattatatacaattatataattaaaataattcagacATGAAGAATAAATTAAGAAAATTATCCAGTATTATAAACATGTGGTTCTCTCAGTGGATGACAacctaatttaatttaattaaaatatatggaTTATTAATACGCTGGTACATTTTgttaaaaacagaagagaaaaatgaagaagtTCATTGGTTAAACTGAGGAGGGCGTGGCAGAATTCTAGTTGCTGATTGGCTGTGTTGTCACCGCAGGCGCGTAATGGTGCTAAAGACAGTGGATACGGTTTAGTAAACACAGTTGTAGTTTGTTAGTTTTAAGTCCAAAATGTCCGTTCAAGTTGTCGTGAGGGCCCTTCGTCCTCCTGTCGTGGGCCTTTTGGTAAGGAATGTGTCAGGTTTTTTATTTCGAGCACGACTAGCTGTCAGTGTTTGTACGAGTTTTGTACGAGGCTAATTTTGGCTCCCTGTTCACCTGCGTCTTGTTTGTTATGAGGTGgtagtttaaggtggaacggaaaacttCGAATAAGCCGAATAAGCTTCACTGTTGTGATTTTGTACCATCTTGTTCTGCAGTGTATTAAGCTACGTagttgacttggacttgagttTATTAACCTAAGCCTTAGATTactttgcactgtagacatgATAGCACATAATCGCAATTTAAGTTTCACGAATGGTCAGAAAAGTCAGTGCATTTCATGATGCCCACGTGTAACCCTCTCAATCGTTTTTTCAGTCGTATTCCCTCACTTATTACTTCACTAATGCACATATAGCTTCTGGGTGTAGATATGAAGAGCCCAAAGTAGCGCTAGCTGTTGTACGGAGCCCTGCTCGTGacatcctgtgtaaataaaaataaggcatgggaatgagatgattaagtagtggccatgacttagtaaagcctTACTTCATCTCATTCCTACACCTTGCAGGGGTGTTTGGGTGCCTACCCCCACAATACGTGACGTGTGTCAGTGAACTTgaattaaaggtgcagtgtgtaagatttaggcGGCTTTATTAGGAGAAATGGAATATAGGaaatggaatatatatatattattgtatGATCACTTGTATCTATgaatttttgtgtttgtgttactTTAGAATTAGCCCTTCTTATTTACGTAAGGTCACCATGTTGCACTGCCACGTTTCTACAATAGTCCAGAACGGACTAACCAAACTCTGGCTCTAGAGTGCCTGTTGTGTTTTAACGTTAACCGGCAGCTTGCATTTGATGGTGCTGTAGCACCAGTTGGAAGatgtagaaagaagaagaatcagtggttgCTGCATGTGCTGGCCAACCATTTTCTGTTGAGACATTTGAGAACCTAGattttgacaaatggaggaTCATGGGTAGTATTTGGCACAAGAAAAAGCAAGGAAGggtgaagcaaaaaaaaatcgAAATCCTCACAGCCACAGGTTCTCTGACACACTTGGAAAGGGAGGCGTATTCAGTTGGTTGCAGTTTGCAATCGCACtgctagatgccactaaatctaACACAGTCGTTCTTTAATGTTTATTTCCgtttggaaaaaatatttctttttcgTTGTTAAGTGAATTTTTCATGGCGAAGTACCATCACCAGCCCCCTGCAGGCCACTGCCCCCACTCAGTGTTGGCCCACCTTGTGCCTCATGTTTCTATATGATCGTGAGTAATTTTTAAGTGTGTCTACTGCGCAGTTATTGTAATGAGCTGTATGCTGCAGCAAATTCTGAATTCTGTGAAGATACAAAGCTACTATCGGGACTCAGAGCATCAAGTCCCAGACGATGTGGATGTTCCTGAGTCACCTTTTTGGTTCTCATTACTTAATTGATTTAATTTGAATTAAATCTCCAACCGTCCCTGGGATCTATTTTTTCTAGGTACCAGGCCAAGACCATAATTTTGAAACTTGCTTTATTAATTTATCTTCAGACCTGGCTTTTCTCACCAGCCCACTTCACTCTTCTTGAAGATTCTGATTGTTACAAAACTTCTATTAATTATGGTTCAAAGACACATTCCTTCAAAACCCCCCAACACTACTCAGCTATTTTAGCAGTCGGCAGGGCCCTCAGCTTTACTTTCAGTTAATCTGAGAAATCAAGGCATTGTTGAATGAATGTGTCTTCTTATTGTGATGTAAACACTAATGGCACATGATTACTACTATTTATGGCCTGTATGTTGGATCATGAAGGATTCACTGATGCTGATGGCTAACAGTCCATGTATGTTTGAGCAGGTGCAGTCCTCTGTTCTGTTAACGAAAGGTAGAGTGTGTCACGGGATGCCAACCAGCGTCCGACTCTACAGCAGTGAAGAGGAGAGAATCAGCCGATATCCAGTGCCTTACAGGAAAAACCTGCCGTATGATATTGTGGAGCTGATGGAGGAGGTCGAAGCAAAGGTACACTTTTATGCAAAACTTGTAGATCAAATGAGATATTTTTGATGATTCTTTTAagtaaaaagaagtaaacacaacagactattcaatttttttatttctgctaacattaatgcataattatgcatttgattaatttaaaaaaactaatgAAATTGTAATTGTGGCAGTGCAAGTCAGTACTTGCAGATAACAGTAATTGTATCATGTACAAAGTGTGGAGACCCTTCTAGTTGTTTtagaactttatttttttaaatgaaggagTTTGAGCATGTAAATATTGTTAGAATTCCCAAACATAtgactccccagtccatacagtccatatatggcaactgtgctgcaaaaacagcccatattGAACTCACTGTTTGCTTGAAGTCACGAggaccaactcatttacatacatccaccttttcggcctatagcagtttagctctgcgcATTAATGTTGAAGGTCtaagaagtgtttcagtttaagatgatGAAAGATAAGAGTTTAAACACTGGGTTTTTGGTTTCAGTTTTTGGttcatataaacacaaaaatgttataAGCGAACCTCGAGGACTTGCTTGGACTGGTTAGGTacatccaaacttttgcacatgccacaattactaattttacttcatttttttaaaaattgcatttaatATTAAGTAGTTTTGCTtcaaaatttatagaaaatttttttgttttattcctttcatgtcagaaatgaacaaaatgtcatttgtgtTTAAGGTGACCAAACAATTGCACATAACTGTATGGCATCAAATTTGCCTTTGCATCTAATcatatgtttgtttatctatGTATGCATTTCTGTATGTGTTCCATTTTAAATAGCATTTTGTATGTATTATCAGTGTATCAGTATTGCAAATGCCAGTGCTCCAGTATCATCTAGCAGACAATATACTGTGGCTTTTACAGGGTGGCTTCTTGCCTAACGTCTTCAAGGTCCTTGCCCATCGGCCTGCAGAGTTCCGAGCCTTCTTCGCTTATTATGACGCCCTCATGAACAAGGAGACGGGTAAGAGACACTGTATTATTGAAAACTGAGAACACGAAATGCCTTTTTTTCACTCGCCTGAGTGTTGAACCATAAGTCTTTGTAGAGCTTAAGgagtttgtttttaatattaagAAATTATGGAGTATAATTCTGTCATTAGATAGTGATTTGTTGAAGAACACATCTCATTTCAAGTGTTTCTCGCAGGTGGTTTGTCAAAGGCAGATCGAGAGTTAATTGTCGTTGCAACCAGCGCCCATAATCACTGTCTGTACTGTGTGGTATCCCACAGTGCACTGCACCGTATCTACTCTAAGAAACCCACACTAGCTGATCAGGTGAGTTCTTACTTTAGTATTTGGTGTATTACATTAGTGAGGGCTCTTACTCGATTAAGAATCTGCTTTACCGTATTAAAGTATTTCCTCTgaaccccaaatgtagtcagtccaCAAAGAaacatttggtgtctgaagtttgctcaTTAGCttagaactggagctacaaaACTAACAAGgcatggaagcttataccctcCTTACTAACACAGTGTGTCTTTACACACTTGCGTTAACCCagtcaagttgttaagtaatctcaaatataCACTCTTTGAATACTTCATTagatacacctaccttgtatctacactcactgtcaatTTTCTCAGctcttaccatataggtgcactttgtagttcttcaattacagactatagtccagacccccacaggaccaccacagaggaGGTATTATATGGGTGGtccatcattctcagcactgcagtgacactgacgtggtggtagtgtgttagtgtgtgttgcgctggtacaaatggttcagacacagcagtgtccaTAAgcattgctggagtttttaaacactgtgtccactcactgtccactttattagatactcctaccttgttggtccaccttgtagatgtaaagtcagagacattaGTTCGCgcgttgctgcacagtttgttttggtcatcctttagtccttcatcagtcgTTACAGGATGCTGCCCAAATGATGcctttggctgtttttgtttggtggactattctcagtccagaagAGGAactgggtctgaaaggatgtgtagctgtcaataagccattactgaaaaaaggaaatagacagaagaacatttgcaaatcaaacaaagaagctgctggtgttcttagaacaatggactcaccccagtgtccagaccttaacatcactgaatgtgtttgggattacttgaatgGTAAGAAGCAAAAAAGTTGGTTGtattctgagactgaactttagcGGTGCAGCataatatccctgcagatttctttgaaaagaaaGCAGGTGTcccaaaaagaacaaaaactgtaataaaagtgTGCGCACACTAAATAATGAAACGgttgatgttttatttacctGTTTGTCGTTTTCTGTTgaatgttttcagcttttttcctgacaatAAAAATGTCTAACTTGTACATAATCAccattttgagtggaaattaaataagtgaatggtggtctctgcgCTCTTCCACAATTTGTTATCTACATTAGACTTGTACATGGGTCAGTaacccaaatattaagaagagGCATTTTGTCCTCAAAccatcttgggagccacaacgtCTTATGTCCAGTTTATTAAAgtaatgttttaccatcttggctgtaaatatgcctcagtatgtgttaatgtcctCAAATAGAATATAATATAAAGTCAAATGCAGGCTCACTTTGCTCTttcagctttagctcagctatagccacttttctcacatctccagcaggaaacttctcctcaaaagtagaatagtttcttgtaaaatgtcacacaacatttgactttttacaaggctgaatcAGCCtgtcattctccagcttcttgtttttcatttctaccTTTCTACCTTTAAAAACCTTAAATTTCTGAGGTGCAGGAATGTAACTGCtccaccatttaaagtggaacggggagaaaaatgagaagctggtgaaactgatttcagctttgtttctttttagtgtttgacagtttctagttacagattaaacatatcaggacaccagctggagtgatttataaatgcaaatcCTTCTCTTTGCCTTTTACCTACTAACTAGGAGCTATGTCAggctgcgctgatcttcagggttaaaggatgaTTTTGCAggtctacattaactccagcatttattgttaaaactgttgaatgatcagcagttGTACTCCAGAGgatgattatttattttttacctgtAAATATAGTTCTGCTGTGGCGCCAaaaacagggcagtaaaagacccacatgttgctgacccctagCCTTGCAGTTCCGGTGGAAAACTACAGAAGCATTCCAGACAGTAAATATGTTTCTACATTTGGGAAGAGGGGGAAGTTCTGTAAATCAGGTTTTCTGACAAACAGTAACTGTGAGAGATTCCTGGTGTGGTGGTGTTGATTGTCTTGTAGATGATTTATCTGAATCTGGTTTATTCTTGTCTTGCAGGTGGCTGTAAACTACCAGGTTGCGGATCTTTCTGCGCGAGAGCGAGCCATGCTGGACTTTGCTCTGACCGTGTGTCGCAGTGAAACAGTGACAGACGAACTCTTCAGCTCGCTGGGGGCTCACGGCTTTGACCGAGAGGATATATGGGACATCGGTGCTATCGCTGCATTCTTCGCCATGTCCAACCGCCTGGCCAACCTCACAGACATGCGACCAAACACAGAGTTCTATAACATGGGCAGAGTGCCCCGAGAGAAACGGCCAAAACCAGACGAGCAGGACAGTGGGCCATAGGTACCACATGCCTTTGAACAGTTGGTGA
Proteins encoded in this region:
- the smim19 gene encoding small integral membrane protein 19 isoform X3, producing MGGYGVMANEESVDYSVHEAWNEATNVYLLVILVSFALLMYARKNKRKIMRIFTMPPTVAATPEPNFYDSLQKVRLRQQLEMYSLARKFDQQHQQAQAQESVQLSMEMKQSVL
- the smim19 gene encoding small integral membrane protein 19 isoform X4, which gives rise to MGGYGVMANEESVDYSVHEAWNEATNVYLLVILVSFALLMYARKNKRKIMRIFTMPPTVAATPEPNFYDSLQKVRLRQQLEMYSLARKFDQQHQQAQAQESVQLSME
- the smim19 gene encoding small integral membrane protein 19 isoform X2 is translated as MGGYGVMANEESVDYSVHEAWNEATNVYLLVILVSFALLMYARKNKRKIMRIFTMPPTVAATPEPNFYDSLQKVRLRQQLEMYSLARKFDQQHQQAQAQESVQLSMETPKLVLLWRW
- the smim19 gene encoding small integral membrane protein 19 isoform X1, with product MGGYGVMANEESVDYSVHEAWNEATNVYLLVILVSFALLMYARKNKRKIMRIFTMPPTVAATPEPNFYDSLQKVRLRQQLEMYSLARKFDQQHQQAQAQESVQLSMDATLRSCKERLPQTHRLL
- the si:ch211-175m2.5 gene encoding uncharacterized protein si:ch211-175m2.5 isoform X1, with product MSVQVVVRALRPPVVGLLVQSSVLLTKGRVCHGMPTSVRLYSSEEERISRYPVPYRKNLPYDIVELMEEVEAKGGFLPNVFKVLAHRPAEFRAFFAYYDALMNKETGGLSKADRELIVVATSAHNHCLYCVVSHSALHRIYSKKPTLADQVAVNYQVADLSARERAMLDFALTVCRSETVTDELFSSLGAHGFDREDIWDIGAIAAFFAMSNRLANLTDMRPNTEFYNMGRVPREKRPKPDEQDSGP
- the si:ch211-175m2.5 gene encoding uncharacterized protein si:ch211-175m2.5 isoform X2, giving the protein MIVQSSVLLTKGRVCHGMPTSVRLYSSEEERISRYPVPYRKNLPYDIVELMEEVEAKGGFLPNVFKVLAHRPAEFRAFFAYYDALMNKETGGLSKADRELIVVATSAHNHCLYCVVSHSALHRIYSKKPTLADQVAVNYQVADLSARERAMLDFALTVCRSETVTDELFSSLGAHGFDREDIWDIGAIAAFFAMSNRLANLTDMRPNTEFYNMGRVPREKRPKPDEQDSGP